Proteins encoded by one window of Sphaerodactylus townsendi isolate TG3544 linkage group LG04, MPM_Stown_v2.3, whole genome shotgun sequence:
- the NDUFC2 gene encoding NADH dehydrogenase [ubiquinone] 1 subunit C2: MYEFYLRLPDEARSLPPPPLLNKGSVYTAFVGWSTALISNAINHRPILAAGVHRQLFYTSVGFYVGHYLMRRASYVFAKRDRDMFEYIERHPEDFKDKEKKKMAEVLENFHPIR; the protein is encoded by the exons ATGTACGAGTTTTACCTGCGGCTGCCGGACGAAGCGCGGTCGCTGCCGCCTCCGCCGCTACTCAACAAGGGGTCGGTCTATACGGCCTTCGTGGGCTGGTCCACCGCCTTGATCTCCAACGCCATCAACCACAGGCCCATCCTGGCAGCGG GTGTCCATCGACAGCTGTTTTATACTTCTGTGGGGTTTTACGTCGGCCATTACCTGATGAGGCGAGCGTCTTACGTCTTTGCTAAAAGGGACCGAGACATGTTCGAATACATCGAGCGCCATCCTGAGGATTTCAAGGACAAAG aaaagaaaaagatggccGAAGTTCTGGAGAACTTCCACCCCATTCGCTGA
- the LOC125431756 gene encoding mid1-interacting protein 1-B-like, giving the protein MEGYFSAVRKMEQTVMFPSLLREVSLDEHESGREAELGDKDLYDYFSLLKNIKQTVEGGLLALDTQNSHLSTGLREQEGQKEADLEGLFYYHVSGLCRVLTQLTEGAKTVTSRYNQIMGQINHSNMSLGW; this is encoded by the coding sequence ATGGAAGGGTACTTCTCTGCCGTCCGCAAAATGGAGCAGACTGTGATGTTCCCCAGCCTCCTCCGAGAGGTCTCTTTGGACGAGCACGAGAGTGGACGGGAAGCGGAGTTGGGCGACAAAGACCTCTACGACTATTTCTCTCTGCTCAAGAACATCAAGCAGACGGTGGAAGGAGGCCTCTTGGCTCTGGACACGCAGAACTCACACTTGTCTACTGGCCTGAGAGAACAGGAGGGCCAAAAGGAGGCAGATCTCGAAGGACTCTTTTATTACCACGTCTCGGGCTTGTGTCGGGTTCTCACGCAGCTCACCGAGGGGGCCAAGACGGTGACTTCCAGGTATAACCAGATCATGGGGCAGATCAACCACAGCAACATGTCTCTCGGCTGGTGA